In Planctomycetota bacterium, the genomic window TTAAATTAGCTTTGCTTTGGGCGACCTTTGTTTCATAAACCGCCGGGTCTATCTGGGCGACGATTTGCCCTTCGGTTACCTTGGAATTATAATCGGCATATAGTTTGAGAATCGGGCCTGTTACCTGGGTGCCGACCTGGACCTGTTTTAAGGGTTTTACTTCGCCCGTAGCACCGACAGTTTGAATGACGTTCCCTTTTTCAACCGTGGCGGTTCGGAAGCTTGTCGAGCCGGCGTCTTTTCTGAAGAGTTTCAATCCTGCCCAGCTCAAGAAGGCGATTACAACGATGATAATAAGAAGCTTAAGTTTTTTCATGATCATTTTTCTCCTATGGTGCTTTTGATAAGTGCGATGGCTGTCTGGTAATCGAACTGGGCCTGGATTTTATCTACCTGTGCTTTGGTTAAAGAAACCTGGGCATCGGTTACTTCCACGGCGGACGCCTTGCCGATTTTGTAACGTTCGGTAATCAAGTTCAGTGTTTCCGCCGCCTGCTTGACCGTTAAATCCGCCAGGGTCAGGCGTTCTTGGGCGGATTCCAGTTGTGCTACCGCGCGGGTCAGGTCAAGGTAAATTTTCTGTTCCAAAGAAGCCTTTGCCGCCCTGGTGGATCTCAGATTTGCCACAGCCTGGTCGATTTGGCTGGTATTCTGGAATCCATTGAAGAGATTTAAACCCAAAGAGCTGCTTAATGACCAGTTCCAGACCAGGGGGAATTCGCTGCCGCTCCACCGGTAACTGCCGCTTAAGGAAAGCGAAGGAAATAGATTGGCGATTGCCTTGTCAACCGATGCCGAGGCCGCGCGCTCGCGGGATTGCTGGGCCAGAAATTCAGGCTGTTGTTCCTTGGCGGTTTTAAGAAGGCTCTCGAAAGAATAATCTTTCATCTCCGCTGGTTTTGATTCCTCAATCGTATATTCCGGGTCTTCGGCCAGGCCGAGCGTGTTATTAAGAACCGCCCGAGCTGTGCGCAAGTCATTGCGGCTGTTGACCAGGCTGATGCGCGCGTTGCTTAAATCCACTTCTGCCTTGGTGATATCGTATTTAATCTTTCCGCCGACCTCTACCTGGATTTTAGTTTGTTCCAGGTGTATTTCATACTGTTTTACGGTTTCCTCGGCCACTTTAAGCAATGCCTGTTGTTTTGATAAATCGTAATACGCCTGCTTGACGTTATAGGCAAGAGAATTTTCCGCTGCTTTCAATGATGATTCCGCGGTAAGCTTGTTTTCATAAGCCTGGCGGATATTGGCGGGTGTTTCGCCGAAATCATAAATCAACTGGCTCAAAGAAACGCCGGTTGAATAAGAAGAGTCCCCTAATGTATTATCAGCCGTCTTGGTTGATGTGTTTGAAGTGGATTTAGAAACGCTGGCGTTTGCGCTGACCGTGGGAAGGTATCCGGCAATCGCGTCACCGTATTGTTTTTCCGAACTTATAAGGGATTGCCTTGACTGGACCATGGAAGGATGGTATTGCAGGGCGATTTCCAGCGATTTATCCAAAGTCAATACGGAATCCTTGGTTAATCCTATTTCCGAAGCCGTAACGGTCCGTTCTCCCGCAGGTATATTATCCGTATCCTGCGCCTTGCGCGCCTCGCGGACGGATGAGCACCCTGTTACCAGCCAAGCAGCCGCCAATACAAAAATTAAAAGTTGTCTAAGGCTCATAATTTTTTTCTCTCTCTTTCTAATAAGCACTATTTTTTATCTTCTTTCGGGTTGTCGAATGATTTCCTGCGCCTTTCGGCCATTTCTTTGTCGAATTTTACAATCTGCTCGTTATTAAGAACGGCGCGTATTTCCGAATCCATTCCGTCAAAAGTAGTGCGCATGGCATTTGATAATGCGGTAAATCTTTCTTTGACGATGGTGTATATCTGTTTTGCCTGTTCCTCGGTCAAATCGTAATTTCTACGCATATGCGAAACGACTGCATTTGTCCGCTCTTCTAAATTCCCGTGTCCCGGCCTGTGATGGAAGAGAATCGTTTGGGCTAAAATGCCCCCGATAAAGATTCCGCAAACCAAAAAGCTAAGGCACAGGATAATCAAGCGCCACTTCTTGCGGTGCGGTGCAGGAGGCGGCAATGGGCTTTTTTCTGCTAACAAGTCCGTATTCATAATAGCACGTTCCTTATTGATTCGAAAAACGCGGTTAAGGGATCCTGCGGGACGAGGCATATCTGCCAAAACAGGATGAAAGAACTGACCGTTGCCAGGCTGCTTGTAATAAGGAGCCAGGAACTGACAACAGGCTCTTCCTTCGCCAGGATGCTTTGGATGACCGATTGGGTTACATCCAAAGAAGGGGTTTGTTCTTCCCTGGCGCTTTCGGCTAATTTTTCAATGATATCAAATTCTTTCATATAGACATCTTTTCGGTAATAAGTTTTTTAAGCTTTCCGCGCGCCCGATGCAGCCGGACTTTTGTCATAATAAGGCTCCATCCGGTAAGTTCTGCAACCTCTTTAACGGAACATTCTTCGAAATAAGTAAGCGTCAGCGCCAGTCTATCCTTGGGAGGAAGGGTATCCAGCATGGAATGAATAATTTCCGCGGCGCGGTCAGGCTTTATTTTATCTTTACTTATTATAATTTCATCAAGCCCTTCCAGAGACCGTTGGTCTTTCAAAGTCCTGGCCGTCTTTTTCCAGTAGCGGTAGCCTGTCCTTACGGCGATTTTCATGAGCCAGGGGAGGAAAGGTGAACCTTGCTTAAAACTTCTTAAAGAGCCGTATGCTTCCACAAAGACATCCTGGACGAGTTCTTCAAGGCGTGTCCGGTCGCGCGTAAAACGCCACATCTTTGCCGTGACCTGGTTCTGATAGCGTTTGATTAATTCCGTAAAAGCATCACGGTTTCCGTTAAGAATCTCGGTTATATCCCGGCTATCGACTTGCTCAGGCGGGTTATCCAGGGCATAATCAACGTCCGTGGCGTTTTGCAAGAAGAGCGCCAGCCTGCTGGTGATAAATACAGGCTTAGGTAGTTTTAATTCTGCAGTCAGCATAATTCGTCCTTCTTTATAGTATATTGGTAAGATATTTTTAAAAGGTTACATGAAAATATTATTTTAGTGCATTTTGTGGTGCGGCCTGTCTTTGGAGTCGTTCACCGCCGATTAACCTTTTCATCAGCCTGCCAATCTTATAATAACCCCGGACGATACAAAAAGTTCCGGTAAAACAATAAAGACCGGAACTTTCACGCCATTAAAGTGTTATTAATAAAGTATAGCCTACATAATTTATTGCATGATTTCCAGATAAAAAGATAATATAACGTCAGGAGGAGTGAAAGATATGAAAAACATATTGACTTATGCAAATTCAGCGGTGCTGGTGGTCTTGGTTGTTGGCCTGGCATGGGGGGTTATGGAGTTTTATGACTATAAAGAAGAAATAGATGCGCTCAAGCAGTCCTTGAATAAAGCGGCGCCTGTTGTTCCGGGCGGTTCCGAAGGCGCGGCTTCCGAGCTGGAGGCGCGGCTTTCTTTGCTGGAAGATTTCGTGGATAGGCTGACCGAGCAATCCGTCAGGGATAATACGGATGATAAAGAGAAAATACAGGCCTTGCAGAACCAGATGGCGGACGACCTTTTCGGCACCATCGGGAATAATTTTAACAGGGAAGACGGCTCTGCCCCGGCCACCATAGATGATGTGAAAAAGATTGTCCAGGAAGAGCTCCAGAAAAGCCGTTCCCAGCGCAATAATTTCAGGCCTCCGGAAAGGAAGACCGTTACCATCGATGAGCTTGCCGAGGAACTGAAACTTACTTACGACCAGAAAATAAAGCTCCAGCAGGTGCTGTTTGCACAGGAGCAGAAATTGGTGGAAGCCGCCTTCGGGATTAAAGACCAGGTGCAGATGCAGGCTTTCAAGACAAAGTTAATCTTGAGCGCGAATGATGAGAATATCAAAAAAGAGCTTACCCAGCAGGTCAGGGATAACCGCCGCAGTATTTTCCCCGTATTCGGCGGGACTATTACGCAGATCAGGGAAGTTGTCGGCAATGAAAAGCTTCCCGAATATTTCAATTACGAGGTGGATACCAAAAGTGAATTTGCCCCGGCCCTGAAAATCATCCAGGATTCTTTCGGCAGTAACTTCGGCCCGCAAAGGAACCGGGGAGGCCAGAGCCAGCCTAATCCGCAAAGATAAGATTGATTGTTCATTTCGGCGGGTTGTTTGTCCGGAAAAATTCTTATTGTTTCTCCCGGAAAGAGTAGCCGCATTTGGTTCCGGGAAATACGATATTACGGTCTTTGATGTCTCTTTTATCTATCGGGAAATAGCGGCACACTTTGGAGCGGGAATCATAAAGCTTGCATGCAGCCGCTTGGGTATGGTTGGTTAAAAAAGGGCATTCAAAATTTATCTTGCAGCAGGCGCCGCAGCGCTGGCATTCGCCTTCCCTTTGCGAAAGCATTTCTTGGGTCCGGCGGGGCGTCAGGTAAATTATGCACATCCGCCTGATTTTTCCCCACATAAGGACCGTATGGTTTATAATCTGTTTCATCTTTCGCTTAAATAAACGGCAATCGTTTATTACACTTTAGCTAAAAAAGGCGATTTAGTCAAGAAAGATATTAATTTAATCGGTTGTTTCGCATTAAATGAAAATAAAAATTTAGTAGGTTTTCTTGACCTTTTTGATTACATGCTTTTATAATAGGGCTCACTGCATAGATAATATACATTAGAGAAAATAAGGAGAAATCGTGATGAGTAATGTAATTGCGACTAAAAGCGTTCCGGGAATGGAAATGTTTAAGGAATGGTATGAGGCGCGCCATGAATACGCCAAGGAATGGAAGAAGAACCATCCCAAGGGAAAAGTGATGGGTTATTTCTGCACCTACGTTCCTGAGGAAATTCTTTATGCGGCTGATGTCCTGCCTGTCAGGATTTTAGGCTCGCATGAACCGCAGGATGTGACCGAGCCGCATATCTTCGCGATGTATTGCCCTTTCTGCCGGGATTGCCTGGCCCAGGGTTTGAAGAATCGTTACGATTACCTTGACGGCATCATGATTGCCCAATCGTGCCTCCATATCCGGCAGGCGTTTACCTCGTGGCAGTTGCATATCCCGGTGCCTTACAGTTATTATCTCCCGATGCCGAATAATCTCCAGACTCCTCACGCGACTCCTTATCTTGCCGGTGAACTGGCCGCATTCAAGAAATCCGTGGAAGAATGGACCGGCAAGAAACTTACGGACAAGGATTTGGACAAAGGCATCGAGATAATGAACAGGAACAGGAAATTGCTTAAGCAGATTTATGAGACCAGGAAATTAGAAAATTCTCCGGTTACCGGTTTGGATGCGATGTATCTGGCGGTTTCCGCGCAGATGGTTGATAAAAACGAGCATTCCCGCGCGATGGAAACGGCATTAAAGAAATTAGCATCTGCCAAAACCGAACGCCCGACCGGGACACGGCTGATGATTCTGGGAAGCGAAGATGACGACACGGAATTCGTCAATATGGCTGAATCCTGCGGGGCAACCTTTGTGATAGACGACCACTGCACCGGCTCGCGGTATTTCTGGAACGAAGTCACTCCCGGCAGCGACCGTTTGGCGGCAATCGCCAAGCGCTATGTGGAACGTCCGGCATGCCCAAGCAAGGACTGGCCCCAGCGGACCCGCCTGGCGCATATAATGAAACTGGCAAAAGACTATAGGGTGCAGGGGGTGATTGTGATACAGCAGAAATTCTGCGACCCGCACGAGCTGGATATCCCGGCGATACAAAAGATGTTTAAGCAAAGCAATATCCCCACGCTATTCCTGGAATTCGACGTAAGCGTTCCGGTGGGCCAGTTCAAGACGCGCGTAGAGGCATTCCTGGAAATGATTCAGCAGGAAGATTTATTCTAATAAAGCGGGAGTTCCCCGCCTGTGAAGGCGGGGGTGAAAGCCGTTTCCAGCAACAAAGTTGCTGGACAAGCGAAGCTTGAACCCGTAAGAACCACGCCTGTAAAGGCGTGGGAATCTATGCGCCGGAAAAGGTCTTGACAACCACTCCGTTTTACTGTGGAGCCGCAGCGACATCCCGACACAAAGTGTCGGGATATAAATACATCCATCTTGTAGTGAGAAACGAACGATGCCAAAACTAAAGCCATTAGCCGACCAGCCCGACACCCGTCCGACCGAGTCATCCGGGCGGAGGACACCCGGTCTGGCGGGTTACCCGCCTGAACGAAGCATTCGGGCAGGTCTGGAAGAAATCAAATCCGCCCATAATAAAGAAAATTGGTTTACGGTAAAACGCCTGGGCGAAAAGACAATAAAATCATTATCTTTTAACTCCCTTCCGCCTTCAGATAAATACCAGCTATATTGCTATTTAGGCGATGCTTATCGCTTTCTTGGAGAATTTTCACGTTCACTGGATATTTATTATAAAGCATCTTTACTTGCTTCTAAACGCCTCAAACCTCCTTATAACGCCATGATATTCAGTGTTCTGGGGCTTAATTTCCTGAATATTGGAAACATCAATCAGGCATTAAACCAATTCAAGAAAGTCGAGCAATATTATCAGGAATGCGGCGATAAATTATACCCGATGGATACATCAAGGCGTTTCTATAATCTTTTAGGGCTTGGTTATGTATATCTCCATAAAGACGAACTGGATGAAGTGAAAGAAACCATTGAAAGAAAACTGCCCGCATACTTGTCATTATTATCTGACAAGGATATTGTTATGGAGTATTACCATCTAAAAGGAGAATATTTGATAGCGATAAAAAACTATAAGGATGCCCGCGTATCTTTTTGGGAATCTATTAAAATCGGCGAGCAAATCAATTTACCCGCTGGTGTTATTACCGCAAAAATACATCTCGCCATAATTGACCTTATAGAAAACCAAAAGCGCTTCGCTATTCAGAATCTGCAAACTATTCTGAAGGATGCACAACGGCTAAAACTCAATGATATTGTTTGTGAAGTCGGGCTTCTTTTAAGTAAATGTTACAGCCTTAGCGGCTTCCCTGATAAAGCAATAATAATAGAAAACCGCATTAAGCCTATTCTGTCCAAGCTTGATACGGTTTGGCTCTATGAAAAAACCCGGGAATTCGATAGGCTCTATCAACAATTACAGGGTAAACCCAAACATATATCCAAATTTATCCCGAAGATACTGGTTCAAACCCTTGATGGCCGTTATGAAAAG contains:
- the bzdN gene encoding benzoyl-CoA reductase, bzd-type, subunit N, encoding MEMFKEWYEARHEYAKEWKKNHPKGKVMGYFCTYVPEEILYAADVLPVRILGSHEPQDVTEPHIFAMYCPFCRDCLAQGLKNRYDYLDGIMIAQSCLHIRQAFTSWQLHIPVPYSYYLPMPNNLQTPHATPYLAGELAAFKKSVEEWTGKKLTDKDLDKGIEIMNRNRKLLKQIYETRKLENSPVTGLDAMYLAVSAQMVDKNEHSRAMETALKKLASAKTERPTGTRLMILGSEDDDTEFVNMAESCGATFVIDDHCTGSRYFWNEVTPGSDRLAAIAKRYVERPACPSKDWPQRTRLAHIMKLAKDYRVQGVIVIQQKFCDPHELDIPAIQKMFKQSNIPTLFLEFDVSVPVGQFKTRVEAFLEMIQQEDLF
- a CDS encoding sigma 54-interacting transcriptional regulator; this encodes MPKLKPLADQPDTRPTESSGRRTPGLAGYPPERSIRAGLEEIKSAHNKENWFTVKRLGEKTIKSLSFNSLPPSDKYQLYCYLGDAYRFLGEFSRSLDIYYKASLLASKRLKPPYNAMIFSVLGLNFLNIGNINQALNQFKKVEQYYQECGDKLYPMDTSRRFYNLLGLGYVYLHKDELDEVKETIERKLPAYLSLLSDKDIVMEYYHLKGEYLIAIKNYKDARVSFWESIKIGEQINLPAGVITAKIHLAIIDLIENQKRFAIQNLQTILKDAQRLKLNDIVCEVGLLLSKCYSLSGFPDKAIIIENRIKPILSKLDTVWLYEKTREFDRLYQQLQGKPKHISKFIPKILVQTLDGRYEKSADKYTIVGNHPAMQEIYHLIEKIAPTDLPVLIQGETGTGKELIASAIHNNSRRVSKTYFPFNCGALPETLIESSLFGHTKGAFTGAIEEKKGYIELASGGTLFIDEIANMSPSMQQKLLRVLEEKLLWRVGASKPIQIDTRFIFASNQDIEQLVKRKLFREDLFYRINTIVINLPPLRDRKDDIPLLAQHFLRKYGRPSSLVSPSALSLFTAYPWPGNIRELENEIKRICALYPDVKVIEESMLSDTIRNYQPPAHPPKSKSLKESTLSYQRKFIKDVLDSCNGNITQAAHLLACAPANLCRKMKSLKL
- a CDS encoding RNA polymerase sigma factor encodes the protein MLTAELKLPKPVFITSRLALFLQNATDVDYALDNPPEQVDSRDITEILNGNRDAFTELIKRYQNQVTAKMWRFTRDRTRLEELVQDVFVEAYGSLRSFKQGSPFLPWLMKIAVRTGYRYWKKTARTLKDQRSLEGLDEIIISKDKIKPDRAAEIIHSMLDTLPPKDRLALTLTYFEECSVKEVAELTGWSLIMTKVRLHRARGKLKKLITEKMSI
- a CDS encoding TolC family protein, producing MSLRQLLIFVLAAAWLVTGCSSVREARKAQDTDNIPAGERTVTASEIGLTKDSVLTLDKSLEIALQYHPSMVQSRQSLISSEKQYGDAIAGYLPTVSANASVSKSTSNTSTKTADNTLGDSSYSTGVSLSQLIYDFGETPANIRQAYENKLTAESSLKAAENSLAYNVKQAYYDLSKQQALLKVAEETVKQYEIHLEQTKIQVEVGGKIKYDITKAEVDLSNARISLVNSRNDLRTARAVLNNTLGLAEDPEYTIEESKPAEMKDYSFESLLKTAKEQQPEFLAQQSRERAASASVDKAIANLFPSLSLSGSYRWSGSEFPLVWNWSLSSSLGLNLFNGFQNTSQIDQAVANLRSTRAAKASLEQKIYLDLTRAVAQLESAQERLTLADLTVKQAAETLNLITERYKIGKASAVEVTDAQVSLTKAQVDKIQAQFDYQTAIALIKSTIGEK
- a CDS encoding YkgJ family cysteine cluster protein, which produces MKQIINHTVLMWGKIRRMCIIYLTPRRTQEMLSQREGECQRCGACCKINFECPFLTNHTQAAACKLYDSRSKVCRYFPIDKRDIKDRNIVFPGTKCGYSFREKQ